From the Phyllobacterium sp. T1293 genome, the window AATTACGCCCGCAAACGTGGTGCGTGGCAGCAACGCTGTATCTGACAGCGGCATCGCTGGCGCATCAATTACCGCGGGACAGGCTGTCTATCTGGATAGTGCCGTTTCGAAGTACCTTCTTGCTGACTCGAATTCAGCGACAGTTGAACAGAGGAAGGCAGTTGGTATTGCGCTGAATGGCGCATCGCTCAATCAGCCCATTGTGGTTCATCGCTTTGGCGACATTACGATCGGCGCCACACTTGTTGCTGGTACGGCTTACTACCTGAGCGACACCCCTGGCGGCATTTGTCCTTTGGCTGATGTTGGTGCGGGCGAATACGTCTGCTTGTTGGGTTTGGCGAAATCTACGACAGTTATTGGCATTGATATCCAGTTCCCCGGCGTAGCTCTTTGAGATGGCTTGGTTTCGCTTCATGGATGATCATGACTTTAGAGTGGGTATGACTATTACGGCATACAAAGCCGGATGGTCAGGAATCGTCACTCAGGCATGCGCCGACGAGGCGTTTGCAAAAGGTCGAGGCGTACATCTGAAAACGCCTCGCAAAGGTGAAATGCCAGCACTGGAGACAGGAGATGGCAACTAAACCCAACACGGTCATTCGTCGAAAAAGTCATAGTCGATACGTCGTTGAAGTGGGCGGAAAGCCCCTTGCGGGTGTTGTTGGTATTGAATTGATCCAAGGCACCAAAGAAAAAATCGATGAAAATGGCTGGACTGTCGTTGAGAGGGATGGAGAACCCGTCGTTCGCATCGAAGTCTTGGCGAAAATGGTGACGTTCAATGCCTAAGAAACCTGGAGCAGGAGACCTTAAATATCTGTTCAGCTTTCAGAAGCGTGGAGACGTAGATGATGGTTTCGGTGGGGTTATTGTGGGGACAGGGCCATTTGCAACAGTGTTTGAAGCGGCTGCTAGACTAATACCAATGCGCGGGTCTGAGACTGTCATTGCTGGTCGATTGAATGGCAAGCAGCCTTATTCCTGCACATTCCGCGGCTCTCATGCTATGGCACGAACGGTAAATAACGCGTGGCAGTTGGTGGATGCGCGAACTGGTAAGATTTATCAGGTGTTTTCTCCCACCGTCGACAATGACCAGAACAATGCTTTCCTCGATATGATCATTCAGGAAGGTGCGGTGACATAATGGCGGTACTCGGCTTGAAGAAGCTGAACGCCAAACTAAAGCGCCTTCCTGCAGCGGCTGAGGCCGCAATCAGGACGGCCATGGAGCAAAGCGCTAATGAAATAGTTGCGCTTATGAAATCACTCGTTCCGGTCGACAAGGGTGATCTTAGAGAGAGCATTGGATGGACTTGGGGGAGCAAGCCCAAATATTCACAGGCCATTGCATCCGTGACATCGGCAAGTGGAAATCTGACCCTGACAATCCATGTCGGTAACTCCAAGGTTCGATATGCTCATCTGGTTGAGTTTGGCACTGCTCCTCACTTGAATGGTGGACAGTTCGCAGGAACGCAGCACCCCGGAACTAAAGCCGAGCCGTTCTTTTTCGTCTCATGGCGAGCATTACGCAAGCGCGCGAAGTCCCGCATCACAAGAGCAATTACTAAGTCTGCCAAGCAGGTTGCGGCAAGCGGAGGATAACGCGTGGATCCCACCGTTGAACTAATCACAGCGATCTTC encodes:
- a CDS encoding phage head completion protein, with amino-acid sequence MPKKPGAGDLKYLFSFQKRGDVDDGFGGVIVGTGPFATVFEAAARLIPMRGSETVIAGRLNGKQPYSCTFRGSHAMARTVNNAWQLVDARTGKIYQVFSPTVDNDQNNAFLDMIIQEGAVT
- a CDS encoding HK97 gp10 family phage protein, with protein sequence MAVLGLKKLNAKLKRLPAAAEAAIRTAMEQSANEIVALMKSLVPVDKGDLRESIGWTWGSKPKYSQAIASVTSASGNLTLTIHVGNSKVRYAHLVEFGTAPHLNGGQFAGTQHPGTKAEPFFFVSWRALRKRAKSRITRAITKSAKQVAASGG